One genomic region from Lonchura striata isolate bLonStr1 chromosome 23, bLonStr1.mat, whole genome shotgun sequence encodes:
- the APOA1 gene encoding apolipoprotein A-I, which translates to MRAAVLTLALLCLAGTQARSFWQHDDPQAPLDRLKDMVDVYLETVKASGKEAIAQFEASTVGKQLDLKLGENLDTLGAAAAKLKEDMAPYYKEVREMWLKDTESLRAELTKDMEEVKEKIKPFLDQFAAKWTEDLEQYRQRLAPLAQELKELSKQKVELLQQKLTPVAEEARDRLRGHVEELRKNVAPFSDELRQKLSQKLEEIREKGIPQAAEYQAKLVEQLSNLREKITPLVQDFKERLTPYTDTLKARFLSMLEELQKTVA; encoded by the exons ATGAGAGCCGCGGTGTTGACCCTcgccctgctctgcctggcgG GCACCCAGGCCCGCTCCTTCTGGCAGCACGATGATCCCCAGGCACCCCTGGATCGCCTCAAGGACATGGTCGATGTGTACCTGGAGACAGTGAAGGCCAGCGGCAAGGAAGCCATTGCCCAGTTCGAGGCCTCCACCGTGGGCAAACAGCTGGA CCTGAAGCTGGGCGAGAACCTCGACACGCTGGGCGCAGCCGCCGCCAAGCTGAAAGAGGACATGGCCCCCTACTACAAAGAGGTGCGGGAGATGTGGCTGAAAGACACCGAGTCCCTGCGCGCCGAGCTGACCAAGGACATGGAGGAGGTGAAGGAGAAGATCAAGCCCTTCCTGGACCAGTTCGCTGCCAAGTGGACGGAGGATCTGGAGCAGTACCGCCAGCGCCTGGCACCCCTCGCCCAGGAGCTGAAGGAGCTCAGCAAGCAGAaggtggagctgctgcagcagaagctgACCCCGGTGGCCGAGGAGGCGCGGGACCGTCTGCGCGGGCACGTCGAGGAGCTGCGCAAGAACGTGGCGCCCTTCAGCGATGAGCTGCGGCAGAAACTGAGCCAGAAGCTGGAGGAGATCCGCGAGAAGGGCATCCCCCAGGCCGCTGAATACCAGGCCAAGCTGGTGGAGCAGCTCAGCAACCTGCGCGAGAAGATAACGCCCCTGGTGCAGGACTTCAAGGAGCGCCTCACCCCCTACACCGACACCCTCAAGGCCCGTTTCCTCAGCATGCTGGAGGAGCTCCAGAAGACCGTGGCCTGA
- the APOC3 gene encoding apolipoprotein C-III: MKASLLFLLACTAVLAVGARADSPEEPKALVQKVQELTQKATAMAKDAFSRVRESEAAKQARQWLSDNAELAKQRLAWLKEQLAELLKKTPAA, translated from the exons ATGAAGGCGTCGCTGCTGTTCCTGCTCGCCTGCACGGCCGTCCTGGCGGTGGGAGCAA GGGCCGACTCGCCCGAGGAGCCGAAGGCGCTGGTGCAGAAGGTGCAGGAGCTGACCCAGAAAGCCACGGCCATGGCCAAGGACGCCTTCAGCAGGGTGCGGGAGTCGGAGGCGGCAAAGCAGGCCAG gcagtggctgtCGGACAACGCGGAGCTGGCGAAGCAGCGGCTGGCGTGGCTGAAGGAGCAGCTGGCGGAGCTGCTGAAGAAGACTCCGGCCGCGTAG